Proteins from a genomic interval of Drosophila melanogaster chromosome 2R:
- the DCTN3-p24 gene encoding dynactin 3, p24 subunit, isoform A: MEALDILEKRIDALTRVLGPVQDSEVGEGVVDALCSAHAILGEATTGSAALQQCVKRSDELEKYLDPNFLEEHQQVRSKEVYLQAVAPELHTQAEQLERIKQLEPALGAEYFRSIPAECLEQLKGITQNNGEYAQQSELIEESLVLAMKRYGEIQAGLLSSLDAMSERLDQVEERMEQRKRAELSKDVPPKD; encoded by the coding sequence ATGGAGGCACTGGACATTCTGGAGAAGCGCATCGATGCCCTGACACGAGTCCTGGGTCCGGTCCAGGACTCTGAGGTGGGCGAGGGCGTGGTCGACGCCCTGTGCTCGGCACACGCCATCCTGGGCGAAGCAACCACAGGAAGTGCTGCACTGCAGCAGTGCGTGAAGAGATCTGACGAGCTGGAGAAGTACCTGGACCCCAACTTCCTGGAGGAGCACCAGCAGGTGCGCTCCAAGGAGGTGTACCTGCAAGCCGTGGCCCCCGAGCTGCACACGCAGGCCGAGCAGCTGGAGAGGATTAAGCAGCTGGAACCGGCCCTGGGCGCGGAGTACTTCCGCAGCATTCCCGCCGAGTGTCTGGAGCAGCTAAAGGGCATAACGCAGAACAACGGGGAGTACGCGCAGCAGAGCGAACTTATCGAGGAGAGTCTGGTCCTGGCCATGAAGCGATATGGCGAGATCCAGGCGGGACTGCTGAGCTCCCTGGATGCCATGAGCGAGCGCTTGGACCAGGTAGAGGAGCGCATGGAGCAGAGGAAGCGTGCAGAGTTGAGCAAGGATGTGCCGCCCAAGGATTGA
- the Fatp2 gene encoding fatty acid transport protein 2, isoform D, protein MCTAGVVDGGAGATTGGADAADNSGAAPAPSSTALNPPQVSISMNEPENLKPPAKSNFRRYLQWILAPVLTAISGLILYYQGPWYGVATLYAALISILLVRPGWRWFYIAAVTTPRDTVALFAYIRVLLFIKRQERKNLNIGDIFESNVARQPDKLAIVSESQQWTFRQVNEHSNRVANVFHSHGYKKGDVVGLLLENRAEFVATWLGLSKIGVITPLINTNLRGASLQHSITVGQCTALIYGASFRSAVMDIAKDLPAHVGLYQFNDESNQEVVASEGLSQGLAQQLNGLLETAAKDKVAAGASRADHHDKLVYIYTSGTTGLPKAAVITHSRYFFIAAGIHYTLGFKDQDVFYTPLPLYHTAGGVMSMGQALLFGSTVVIRKKFSASGYFSDCARFQCTVGQYIGEMARYILATPSAPHDRNHQVRMVFGNGLRPQIWPQFVERFGIRKVGEFYGATEGNANIMNNDSTVGAIGFISRILPQIYPISIIKADPHTGEPLRNSQGLCERCEADEPGVFVGKIVRGNPCREFLGYVDQKASSKKVVHDVFSKGDMAFISGDLLVADERGYLYFKDRTGDTFRWKGENVSTSEVEAQLSNLAGYKDVIVYGVSIPNTEGRAGMAAIYDPTREVNVSQLGVELAKSLPNYARPQFLRFLRKIDLTGTFKLRKVELQQQGFNPEIIDDELFYAQPDGVYAPLTPSVYERIVRNELRF, encoded by the exons atgtgCACCGCTGGCGTGGTTGATGGTGGTGCTGGGGCCACTACAGGTGGTGCTGATGCGGCTGATAATAGTGGAGCTGCGCCCGCCCCAAGTTCGACGGCCTTGAACCCCCCACAG GTCTCCATTTCCATGAACGAACCGGAAAACCTGAAACCACCTGCCAAATCCAACTTCCGCCGTTATCTTCAGTGGATCCTAGCACCTGTCCTGACCGCCATTTCCGGTCTGATCCTCTACTACCAAGGGCCTTGGTATGGAGTGGCCACGCTATATGCCGCATTGATATCCATACTGCTGGTGCGTCCAGGATGGCGCTGGTTCTACATTGCAGCTGTTACCACACCCAGGGATACTGT AGCCCTCTTTGCCTACATCCGTGTGCTGCTCTTCATTAAGCGCCAGGAGCGCAAGAACCTGAACATCGGAGACATCTTTGAGTCAAATGTGGCCCGGCAGCCGGATAAACTGGCCATTGTCAGTGAGTCCCAGCAGTGGACCTTCCGCCAGGTGAACGAGCATTCGAACCGGGTGGCCAACGTGTTCCACAGTCACGGCTACAAAAAGGGCGACGTGGTGGGTCTGCTGCTCGAGAATCGCGCCGAATTTGTAGCCACCTGGCTTGGTCTCTCCAAGATCGGCGTGATCACGCCGCTGATTAACACAAACCTCCGTGGAGCCTCACTGCAGCACAGCATTACCGTGGGCCAGTGCACGGCGCTCATTTACGGCGCCAGTTTCCGGTCGGCCGTGATGGATATCGCCAAGGATCTGCCCGCCCACGTCGGACTGTATCAGTTCAACGACGAGTCCAACCAGGAGGTGGTGGCTTCCGAGGGCCTTAGCCAGGGACTGGCCCAGCAGTTGAACGGCCTTCTGGAGACGGCGGCCAAGGATAAGGTGGCCGCCGGCGCTTCTCGGGCGGATCATCACGACAAGTTGGTCTACATCTACACGTCGGGCACCACGGGCTTGCCCAAGGCAGCCGTCATCACGCATTCTCG GTACTTTTTCATAGCTGCCGGCATTCACTACACGCTTGGCTTCAAGGATCAGGATGTGTTCTATACTCCCTTGCCCCTATATCACACCGCTGGCGGAGTGATGAGCATGGGCCAGGCCTTACTCTTCGGCTCCACCGTGGTCATAAGGAAGAAATTCAGCGCCTCCGGTTACTTTTCAGACTGCGCCCGCTTCCAATGCACG GTGGGACAGTACATTGGGGAGATGGCGCGCTACATCCTGGCCACGCCATCGGCTCCTCACGATCGGAACCACCAAGTGCGAATGGTGTTCGGAAATGGACTGCGTCCACAGATTTGGCCGCAGTTCGTGGAGCGCTTCGGGATTCGAAAAGTGGGCGAGTTCTACGGAGCCACTGAGGGCAATGCCAACATCATGAACAATGACAGCACAGTGGGCGCCATTGGATTCATATCCCGCATACTGCCGCAGATCTACCCAATATCGATCATAAAAGCAGATCCACATACGGGAGAGCCTTTGAGGAACAGCCAAGGACTGTGTGAGAGATGCGAGGCGGATGAGCCAGGCGTCTTCGTTGGAAAGATTGTGCGGGGTAATCCCTGCCGTGAGTTCCTCGGCTACGTTGACCAGAAGGCCTCCTCCAAGAAGGTGGTCCACGATGTCTTCTCCAAGGGCGACATGGCCTTCATCTCGGGCGATCTGCTGGTGGCCGATGAGCGGGGCTATCTGTACTTCAAAGATCGGACCGGCGACACTTTCCGCTGGAAGGGTGAGAATGTCTCCACCAGCGAGGTGGAGGCGCAGTTGAGTAATCTGGCTGGCTACAAGGATGTGATTGTGTACGGCGTAAGCATACCCAACACTGAGGGCAGAGCAGGAATGGCAGCCATCTACGATCCCACTCGGGAGGTCAACGTCAGCCAGCTGGGCGTGGAACTGGCCAAATCCCTGCCCAACTACGCCAGGCCGCAGTTTCTCAGATTCCTGCGCAAAATCGACCTGACGGGCACCTTCAAGTTGCGCAAGGTGGAGCTTCAGCAGCAGGGCTTCAATCCGGAGATCATCGACGATGAACTCTTCTACGCCCAACCGGATGGCGTGTATGCTCCACTCACCCCATCCGTATACGAGAGGATAGTTAGAAACGAGCTGCGATTCTAG
- the PPO3 gene encoding prophenoloxidase 3, translated as MADKKNLLLLFDHPTEPVFMDKGGNGTVFDVPDSYVTDRYNQMCKKVQRRVSSASEKNVQVKEIAIPDLSCSMRLGRSEQFSIFLKSHRKMASHLIEIFTKMQTVDELQSVAVYARDRVNPVLFNYALSVALLHRPDTKDLELPAFAQTFPDRFIDSKMLRSMREESFVVERSAARLPVVSSVKYTASDLDVEHRLWYFREDLGVNLHHWHWHLVYPIEAPDRSIVDKDRRGELFYYMHQQIIARYNAERLSNHMARVQPFNNLDEPIAEGYFPKMDSLVASRAYPPRFDNTRLSDVDRPNNQLRVGIDDMKRWRERIYEAIHQGYVLDTNNEKIVLDDAKGIDILGNIIEASDLTPNSTLYGDFHNMGHILIAYSHDPTNKHLEYAGVMGDASTAMRDPIFYKWHAFIDNMFQEHKRLLSPYEKQELSFPDVRVESIQVESQGQVNRLTTFWQESDVDMSRGLDFVPRGHVLARFTHLQHHEFSYTIKVENSSEATRYGYVRIFLAPKLDDRNAPMLLEQQRLMMVELDKFVVTMPPGSHTITRNSTESSVTIPFERTFRNLDKLEELQNFLCGCGWPQHMLIPKGRPEGLRFELFVMVSNYEEDKVDQTVADCGCSIAASYCGLRDRLYPDRKSMGFPFDRKPRRGSEILENFLTPNMCAVEVIITHEDRTEKLREVPARS; from the exons ATGGCCGACAAGAAGAATCTGCTCCTTCTGTTCGATCATCCCACGGAGCCCGTGTTCATGGACAAGGGTGGCAATGGCACCGTCTTCGACGTGCCCGACTCCTACGTGACCGATCGCTACAATCAGATGTGCAAGAAGGTCCAGCGGCGCGTGAGCAGCGCGTCCGAGAAGAACGTTCAAGTCAAGGAGATCGCCATACCGGATCTCAGTTGCTCCATGAGACTGGGCCGCTCGGAGCAGTTCTCGATCTTCCTGAAGTCCCACCGCAAGATGGCCAGCCACCTGATCGAGATCTTCACCAAAATGCAGACCGTGGATGAGCTGCAGAGCGTGGCGGTGTACGCCAGGGATCGCGTCAATCCGGTGCTCTTCAACTACGCCTTGTCGGTGGCCCTGCTCCACCGTCCGGACACCAAGGACCTCGAACTGCCCGCCTTTGCGCAGACCTTCCCGGATCGCTTTATCGACTCGAAGATGCTTCGCAGCATGCGCGAGGAGTCCTTTGTGGTGGAGCGCTCCGCCGCCCGCCTGCCCGTCGTCAGTTCGGTCAAGTACACCGCCTCCGATCTCGATGTGGAGCACCGGCTGTGGTACTTCCGCGAGGACCTGGGCGTCAACCTGCACCACTGGCACTGGCATCTGGTCTATCCCATAGAGGCGCCCGACCGCAGCATCGTGGACAAGGACCGTCGTGGCGAGCTGTTCTACTATATGCACCAGCAGATCATTGCCCGCTACAATGCCGAGCGGCTGAGCAACCACATGGCCCGGGTGCAGCCGTTCAACAACCTGGACGAACCAATTGCCGAGGGCTACTTCCCCAAGATGGACTCGCTGGTGGCCAGTAGGGCGTATCCTCCGCGCTTCGATAACACCCGGCTGAGCGATGTGGACCGGCCTAACAACCAGTTGAGGGTTGGCATCGATGATATGAAGCGCTGGCGCGAACGCATCTACGAGGCCATCCATCAGGGCTACGTTTTGGAT ACGAACAATGAAAAGATCGTGCTGGATGACGCTAAGGGCATCGACATCCTGGGCAACATCATCGAGGCTTCCGATCTGACGCCCAACAGTACGCTG TACGGCGACTTCCACAACATGGGGCACATACTGATTGCCTACTCACACGATCCGACCAACAAGCACCTGGAGTACGCGGGCGTGATGGGCGACGCCTCCACCGCGATGCGCGATCCGATCTTCTACAAGTGGCACGCCTTCATCGACAATATGTTCCAGGAGCACAAACGTCTGCTTTCTCCCTATGAGAAGCAAGAGCTCAGCTTTCCGGACGTTCGCGTCGAGAGCATCCAGGTGGAGAGCCAGGGTCAGGTCAACAGGCTGACCACCTTCTGGCAGGAGTCCGATGTGGACATGTCCCGTGGCCTTGATTTTGTGCCGCGCGGCCATGTCCTCGCTCGGTTCACCCATCTGCAGCACCACGAATTCAGCTACACCATCAAGGTGGAGAACTCCAGCGAGGCCACGCGGTATGGCTACGTGCGCATCTTCCTGGCGCCCAAGCTGGATGATCGCAATGCACCCATGCTGCTGGAGCAACAGCGCCTGATGATGGTGGAGCTGGACAAGTTCGTGGTTACCATGCCTCCCGGCAGCCATACGATCACCCGGAACTCCACGGAGTCGAGTGTCACCATTCCGTTCGAGCGCACCTTCCGCAACCTGGAcaagctggaggagctgcagaACTTCTTGTGCGGCTGCGGTTGGCCCCAGCACATGCTGATTCCGAAGGGTCGGCCCGAGGGTCTGCGCTTCGAGCTCTTCGTCATGGTTTCCAACTACGAAGAGGATAAG GTTGACCAGACGGTCGCAGATTGCGGCTGCAGCATCGCCGCTTCCTACTGCGGCCTGCGCGATCGCCTCTATCCGGATCGCAAGTCCATGGGCTTCCCCTTCGATCGCAAGCCGCGTCGAGGCTCCGAGATCCTGGAGAACTTCCTGACGCCCAACATGTGCGCCGTGGAGGTCATCATTACCCACGAGGACCGCACCGAGAAGCTTCGCGAGGTACCAGCTCGCTCCTGA
- the CG9890 gene encoding uncharacterized protein has protein sequence MEHEVAVSGGDSSLEEITGSSKLKPSKNTAIKCLKCDKVYIFPSDKDDCLAHLYMEHRLVIADVEDIALLEDYLQYWEKEFHTHEFEQYCTTMFLDQLPDGKYAKNEKYYLLCDILPQDYELRRRLKEKRLSEALERHQFELTDRTFSKECLFCRAIIKGLRADYLDHLFDKHFLLVGKPEKLVYVDELLDHLEENLNRLMCLYCEKIFRDRPTLKEHMRKKGHKRINPNRREYDKYFLINYNRVPTAPTPRKQHLQKRRRETASVSTVADPETGSVDFDKHFARPDSDGEHDSDWSDWAADGEPSSIKCLFCHHLGDNFTALKKHMHEVHRLDFEKATSSLNFYQRVKVVNYLRRQMCLLRCVTCDLQFDEEELLVEHMAQESHHGIGDKESWDKPEFFFPYIENDGLLCVLDDSGGDDPDVDTVRIISEDSLAQINKDAERLSLENFKLL, from the exons ATGGAGCACGAGGTGGCTGTTTCAGGAGGGGATTCCTCGCTGGAGGAGATCACTGGCAGTTCGAAACTCAAGCCCTCCAAGAACACGGCCATCAAGTGCCTGAAATGCGACAAGGTGTACATATTTCCGTCAGATAAAGATGACTGCCTGGCGCATTTGTATATGGAGCACCGACTGGTCATCGCCGATGTGGAGGATATAGCGCTTCTGGAGGACTACCTCCAGTACTGGGAAAAGGAGTTTCACA CCCACGAATTCGAGCAATATTGCACCACAATGTTCCTGGATCAGCTGCCCGATGGCAAGTACGCCAAGAACGAAAAGTACTACCTGCTGTGTGACATCCTGCCCCAGGACTACGAGCTGCGGCGAAGGTTGAAGGAGAAGCGCCTAAGTGAAGCCCTGGAGCGACATCAGTTCGAGCTAACCGACCGCACCTTCTCCAAGGAGTGCCTTTTCTGCAGGGCCATCATCAAGGGATTGAGGGCGGACTATCTGGACCATCTGTTTGACAAGCACTTTCTGTTGGTCGGCAAGCCCGAGAAGCTGGTGTATGTGGACGAACTGCTGGATCACCTGGAGGAGAACTTGAATCGGTTAATGTGCCTCTACTGCGAGAAGATCTTCAGGGATCGGCCCACGCTCAAGGAACACATGCGCAAGAAGGGCCACAAGCGGATCAATCCGAACCGAAGGGAGTACGACAAGTACTTCCTTATCAACTACAATCGTGTACCAACGGCCCCCACGCCCCGGAAACAGCACCTCCAAAAGCGAAGACGGGAAACGGCATCCGTGTCCACAGTTGCTGATCCTGAAACCGGCAGCGTGGACTTCGACAAGCACTTCGCTCGCCCTGATTCGGATGGCGAACACGATTCGGACTGGTCGGATTGGGCGGCAGATGGTGAGCCTAGCTCCATTAAGTGCCTGTTTTGCCACCATCTCGGCGACAACTTCACCGCCCTCAAGAAGCACATGCACGAGGTTCATCGCTTGGATTTCGAGAAGGCCACCAGCTCTCTGAACTTCTACCAACGCGTCAAGGTGGTCAACTACCTGCGCCGCCAAATGTGCCTGCTGCGCTGCGTGACCTGCGATCTGCAGTTcgacgaggaggagctgcTCGTGGAGCACATGGCACAAGAGTCGCACCACGGAATCGGCGATAAGGAGAGCTGGGACAAGCCCGAGTTCTTCTTCCCGTACATCGAGAACGATGGTCTGCTGTGTGTGCTGGATGATTCCGGAGGCGATGACCCGGACGTCGATACGGTGCGCATCATCTCCGAGGATAGTCTGGCGCAGATCAACAAGGATGCGGAGCGGTTGTCCCTCGAGAATTTTAAGCTGTTGTAA
- the Fatp2 gene encoding fatty acid transport protein 2, isoform B: MMTGTDDSPLVEEGGPKANQYRLTIWHKVSISMNEPENLKPPAKSNFRRYLQWILAPVLTAISGLILYYQGPWYGVATLYAALISILLVRPGWRWFYIAAVTTPRDTVALFAYIRVLLFIKRQERKNLNIGDIFESNVARQPDKLAIVSESQQWTFRQVNEHSNRVANVFHSHGYKKGDVVGLLLENRAEFVATWLGLSKIGVITPLINTNLRGASLQHSITVGQCTALIYGASFRSAVMDIAKDLPAHVGLYQFNDESNQEVVASEGLSQGLAQQLNGLLETAAKDKVAAGASRADHHDKLVYIYTSGTTGLPKAAVITHSRYFFIAAGIHYTLGFKDQDVFYTPLPLYHTAGGVMSMGQALLFGSTVVIRKKFSASGYFSDCARFQCTVGQYIGEMARYILATPSAPHDRNHQVRMVFGNGLRPQIWPQFVERFGIRKVGEFYGATEGNANIMNNDSTVGAIGFISRILPQIYPISIIKADPHTGEPLRNSQGLCERCEADEPGVFVGKIVRGNPCREFLGYVDQKASSKKVVHDVFSKGDMAFISGDLLVADERGYLYFKDRTGDTFRWKGENVSTSEVEAQLSNLAGYKDVIVYGVSIPNTEGRAGMAAIYDPTREVNVSQLGVELAKSLPNYARPQFLRFLRKIDLTGTFKLRKVELQQQGFNPEIIDDELFYAQPDGVYAPLTPSVYERIVRNELRF; the protein is encoded by the exons ATGATGACGGGCACCGACGATAGTCCGTTGGTGGAGGAGGGCGGTCCGAAAGCCAACCAGTATCGACTGACCATTTGGCACAAG GTCTCCATTTCCATGAACGAACCGGAAAACCTGAAACCACCTGCCAAATCCAACTTCCGCCGTTATCTTCAGTGGATCCTAGCACCTGTCCTGACCGCCATTTCCGGTCTGATCCTCTACTACCAAGGGCCTTGGTATGGAGTGGCCACGCTATATGCCGCATTGATATCCATACTGCTGGTGCGTCCAGGATGGCGCTGGTTCTACATTGCAGCTGTTACCACACCCAGGGATACTGT AGCCCTCTTTGCCTACATCCGTGTGCTGCTCTTCATTAAGCGCCAGGAGCGCAAGAACCTGAACATCGGAGACATCTTTGAGTCAAATGTGGCCCGGCAGCCGGATAAACTGGCCATTGTCAGTGAGTCCCAGCAGTGGACCTTCCGCCAGGTGAACGAGCATTCGAACCGGGTGGCCAACGTGTTCCACAGTCACGGCTACAAAAAGGGCGACGTGGTGGGTCTGCTGCTCGAGAATCGCGCCGAATTTGTAGCCACCTGGCTTGGTCTCTCCAAGATCGGCGTGATCACGCCGCTGATTAACACAAACCTCCGTGGAGCCTCACTGCAGCACAGCATTACCGTGGGCCAGTGCACGGCGCTCATTTACGGCGCCAGTTTCCGGTCGGCCGTGATGGATATCGCCAAGGATCTGCCCGCCCACGTCGGACTGTATCAGTTCAACGACGAGTCCAACCAGGAGGTGGTGGCTTCCGAGGGCCTTAGCCAGGGACTGGCCCAGCAGTTGAACGGCCTTCTGGAGACGGCGGCCAAGGATAAGGTGGCCGCCGGCGCTTCTCGGGCGGATCATCACGACAAGTTGGTCTACATCTACACGTCGGGCACCACGGGCTTGCCCAAGGCAGCCGTCATCACGCATTCTCG GTACTTTTTCATAGCTGCCGGCATTCACTACACGCTTGGCTTCAAGGATCAGGATGTGTTCTATACTCCCTTGCCCCTATATCACACCGCTGGCGGAGTGATGAGCATGGGCCAGGCCTTACTCTTCGGCTCCACCGTGGTCATAAGGAAGAAATTCAGCGCCTCCGGTTACTTTTCAGACTGCGCCCGCTTCCAATGCACG GTGGGACAGTACATTGGGGAGATGGCGCGCTACATCCTGGCCACGCCATCGGCTCCTCACGATCGGAACCACCAAGTGCGAATGGTGTTCGGAAATGGACTGCGTCCACAGATTTGGCCGCAGTTCGTGGAGCGCTTCGGGATTCGAAAAGTGGGCGAGTTCTACGGAGCCACTGAGGGCAATGCCAACATCATGAACAATGACAGCACAGTGGGCGCCATTGGATTCATATCCCGCATACTGCCGCAGATCTACCCAATATCGATCATAAAAGCAGATCCACATACGGGAGAGCCTTTGAGGAACAGCCAAGGACTGTGTGAGAGATGCGAGGCGGATGAGCCAGGCGTCTTCGTTGGAAAGATTGTGCGGGGTAATCCCTGCCGTGAGTTCCTCGGCTACGTTGACCAGAAGGCCTCCTCCAAGAAGGTGGTCCACGATGTCTTCTCCAAGGGCGACATGGCCTTCATCTCGGGCGATCTGCTGGTGGCCGATGAGCGGGGCTATCTGTACTTCAAAGATCGGACCGGCGACACTTTCCGCTGGAAGGGTGAGAATGTCTCCACCAGCGAGGTGGAGGCGCAGTTGAGTAATCTGGCTGGCTACAAGGATGTGATTGTGTACGGCGTAAGCATACCCAACACTGAGGGCAGAGCAGGAATGGCAGCCATCTACGATCCCACTCGGGAGGTCAACGTCAGCCAGCTGGGCGTGGAACTGGCCAAATCCCTGCCCAACTACGCCAGGCCGCAGTTTCTCAGATTCCTGCGCAAAATCGACCTGACGGGCACCTTCAAGTTGCGCAAGGTGGAGCTTCAGCAGCAGGGCTTCAATCCGGAGATCATCGACGATGAACTCTTCTACGCCCAACCGGATGGCGTGTATGCTCCACTCACCCCATCCGTATACGAGAGGATAGTTAGAAACGAGCTGCGATTCTAG
- the CG44253 gene encoding uncharacterized protein, which yields MMTGTDDSPLVEEGGPKANQYRLTIWHKVVFFMLGLISALTICVLVRLSNRLASDAEKKALMHFRELSSGRNGHRFGH from the exons ATGATGACGGGCACCGACGATAGTCCGTTGGTGGAGGAGGGCGGTCCGAAAGCCAACCAGTATCGACTGACCATTTGGCACAAG GTTGTGTTCTTTATGCTGGGACTCATCTCGGCGCTGACCATCTGCGTTCTGGTCAGATTGTCGAACCGATTGGCCTCCGATGCCGAaaagaaggccttgatgcacTTCCGAGAACTTTCATCCGGCCGGAATGGTCACCGCTTTGGCCACTag